In one Brassica oleracea var. oleracea cultivar TO1000 chromosome C9, BOL, whole genome shotgun sequence genomic region, the following are encoded:
- the LOC106317146 gene encoding mitogen-activated protein kinase kinase 6 encodes MGQRDAFVGTYNYMSPERISGSTYDYSSDIWSLGMSVLECAIGRFPYLESEDQQNPPSFYELLAAIIESPPPTAPSDQFSPEFCSFVSACLQKDPPARASSLDLFSHPFIKKFEDGY; translated from the exons ATGGGACAGAGGGACGCATTTGTTGGAACCTACAACTATATGTCG CCTGAGAGGATAAGTGGAAGCACATACGACTACAGCAGCGACATTTGGAGTTTGGGGATGTCAGTGTTAGAATGTGCAATAGGAAGATTCCCATACTTGGAATCTGAAGACCAGCAAAACCCGCCTAGCTTTTATGAGCTTTTGGCAGCAATCATAGAGAGTCCACCACCAACTGCTCCTTCTGATCAATTCTCACCTGAATTTTGCTCCTTTGTATCAGCCTG CTTACAAAAGGATCCTCCAGCAAGAGCATCATCCTTGGACCTATTT AGTCATCCATTCATAAAGAAGTTTGAGGATGGATATTGA
- the LOC106313960 gene encoding LOW QUALITY PROTEIN: putative dual specificity protein phosphatase DSP8 (The sequence of the model RefSeq protein was modified relative to this genomic sequence to represent the inferred CDS: deleted 1 base in 1 codon) translates to MKDETEEDDETQRSSLDDGVSKKKGIGFKGDKAKRAVIGAGGRILFYPTLLYNLLRFKLQSQFRWWDQIDEFLVMGAVPFSKDVPRLKQLGVGGVITLNETFETLVPSSLYNAYQMDHLVIPTRDYLFAPSIEDITRAVNFIHKNALLGKTTYVHCKAGRGRSTTVVLCYLIEHKSMTVAAAFEHVRSIRPRVLLHPSQRKIVEEFKTIQSLETSDAVS, encoded by the exons ATGAAAGATGAAACAGAGGAAGATGACGAGACGCAGCGATCATCCCTAGACGACGGCGTTTCGAAGAAGAAGGGTATAGGTTTCAAGGGTGATAAAGCAAAGAGAGCTGTAATCGGAGCGGGTGGTCGGATCCTATTCTACCCGACTCTTCTGTACAACCTCCTCCGCTTCAAACTCCAGTCTCAGTTTCGATGGTGGGATCAAATCGACGAG TTTCTTGTGATGGGAGCGGTTCCA TTTAGTAAGGACGTTCCGCGACTAAAACAACTAGGCGTTGGTGGCGTGATCACTCTTAATGAAACTTTTGAGACTTTGGTTCCATCTTCTTTGTACAAT GCTTATCAAATGGACCATCTAGTGATACCAACACGAGATTACCTCTTTGCTCCTTCCATTGAAGACATAACCCGAGCTGTTAACTTCATTCACA AGAATGCTTTGCTCGGTAAAACCACTTACGTCCATTGCAAAGCTGGACGTGGAAGAAGTACTACCGTTGTTCTCTGTTATCTG ATTGAGCACAAGAGTATGACCGTAGCTGCAGCTTTTGAACATGTCCGCTCGATAAGACCGCGGGTGTTACTGCATCCTTCGCAGAGGAAG ATTGTTGAGGAATTTAAAACGATACAAAGTCTAGAGACCTCTGATGCCGTAAGTTAA
- the LOC106318628 gene encoding profilin-5: protein MPLLHLDAISGTFRLSTEETEPRKMSWQTYVDDHLMCDVEGNRLTAAAILGQDGSVWAQSANFPQLKPEEISGINKDFNEPGTLAPTGLFIGGTKYMVIQGEPNAVIRGKKGAGGVTIKKTTQAMVFGIYEEPMTPGQCNMVVERLGDYLIESGL, encoded by the exons ATGCCACTGCTACACTTGGACGCTATCTCTGGAACATTCCGATTATCCACAGAAGAAACAGAGCCGAGGAAGATGTCGTGGCAGACTTATGTAGACGATCACTTGATGTGCGATGTCGAAGGCAACCGCCTCACCGCCGCCGCAATTCTTGGTCAAGACGGTAGCGTCTGGGCTCAGAGCGCAAATTTCCCTCAG TTGAAGCCTGAGGAAATCAGTGGCATCAACAAAGACTTTAATGAGCCTGGAACGCTTGCCCCAACGGGATTGTTTATCGGTGGCACAAAGTACATGGTCATCCAAGGAGAGCCCAATGCTGTCATTCGTGGGAAGAAG GGTGCTGGTGGTGTTACCATCAAGAAGACCACACAAGCCATGGTCTTTGGTATCTACGAAGAGCCAATGACTCCTGGACAGTGCAATATGGTTGTTGAGAGGCTTGGTGACTACCTGATTGAATCAGGGCTCTGA
- the LOC106318627 gene encoding glucan endo-1,3-beta-glucosidase 13, whose amino-acid sequence MEKLIFSISLLLLLLDGCYGGKVGVCYGRSADDLPTPAKVVQLIKQHNIKYVRIYDYNSQVLKAFANTTIELMIGVPNSDLKPFSQFQSNADTWLKNSVLPYYPTTKITYITVGAESTDDPHTNASSFVVPAMQNVLTALKKVGLSRRIKVSTTLSLGVLSRSFPPSAGAFNSSYAYFLRPMLEFLAENQSPFMVDLYPYYAYRDSPNNVSLDYVLFESSSEVIDPNTGLLYKNMFDAQVDALYYALTALNFRTIKIMVTETGWPTKGSPKEKGAASPDNAETYNSNIIRHTVTNQGTPSKPGEAMDVYIFSLFNENRKTGLDSERNWGLFYPDQTSVYQLDFTGKKGGFRSNSSGGNSRGRSESWCIASSKASEIELRGALDWACGPGNVDCTAIQPSQPCFQPDTLVSHASFVFNSYFQQNGGTDVACSFGGVGVKVNKDPSYDKCVYITAGGGNNTKATNASALNSSASTSHGNESLVWNLSLCLVILLSFSLQTTNSQAL is encoded by the exons ATGGAGAAGCTCATCTTCTCCATTTCTCTCCTGCTTCTGCTTCTGG ACGGTTGCTACGGTGGCAAGGTCGGAGTATGTTACGGAAGAAGCGCCGACGACCTTCCGACACCAGCCAAAGTAGTCCAGCTGATAAAACAGCACAACATCAAATACGTCCGTATCTACGACTACAACTCCCAAGTCCTCAAGGCATTTGCCAACACAACCATCGAGCTCATGATCGGAGTCCCAAACTCCGACCTCAAACCCTTCTCCCAGTTCCAATCAAACGCAGACACGTGGCTAAAGAACAGCGTCTTACCCTACTATCCAACCACCAAGATCACTTACATAACAGTCGGAGCCGAATCCACCGACGATCCACACACCAACGCCTCCTCCTTCGTCGTCCCCGCGATGCAGAACGTGCTGACCGCTCTCAAGAAAGTCGGCTTGAGCAGAAGAATCAAGGTCTCCACGACGCTCTCCCTCGGCGTCCTCTCAAGATCTTTCCCACCTTCCGCTGGAGCGTTCAACAGCAGCTACGCGTATTTCTTGAGGCCGATGCTCGAGTTCTTGGCGGAGAATCAGTCTCCTTTCATGGTCGATCTTTACCCTTACTACGCTTATAGAGATTCTCCCAACAATGTGTCTTTGGACTATGTGTTGTTCGAGTCTTCCTCTGAAGTGATTGATCCCAACACCGGTTTGCTCTACAAGAACATGTTCGATGCTCAAGTCGACGCGCTCTATTACGCCCTCACGGCTTTAAACTTCAGGACGATCAAGATCATGGTCACGGAGACCGGATGGCCGACCAAAGGCTCGCCGAAGGAGAAAGGTGCTGCCTCTCCTGACAACGCAGAGACGTATAATAGTAACATTATACGCCACACGGTTACAAACCAAGGCACGCCTTCGAAGCCAGGAGAGGCCATGGACGTTTATATCTTCTCACTGTTCAACGAGAACAGGAAAACTGGTTTGGATTCGGAGAGGAACTGGGGGCTGTTCTATCCCGACCAGACGAGTGTTTACCAGCTGGATTTCACGGGGAAGAAGGGCGGGTTTCGGTCGAATTCGAGCGGGGGAAACTCGAGAGGGAGGAGTGAGAGCTGGTGCATTGCTTCTTCGAAAGCTTCGGAGATAGAGCTGAGAGGTGCTTTGGATTGGGCGTGTGGTCCTGGGAACGTTGATTGCACGGCTATTCAGCCGAGCCAGCCTTGTTTCCAGCCAGATACTTTGGTTTCTCATGCTTCTTTTGTGTTTAATAGCTACTTCCAGCAGAATGGGGGTACAGACGTTGCTTGTAGCTTTGGAGGAGTTGGTGTTAAGGTCAACAAAGACCCTA GTTATGACAAATGCGTATACATAACCGCAGGCGGCGG GAACAACACCAAGGCGACGAATGCATCTGCATTGAATTCCTCTGCTTCTACTTCACATGGAAACGAATCTCTAGTATGGAATTTGAGTCTCTGTCTCGTGATCTTGTTGTCGTTCAGTTTGCAAACTACAAACTCACAGGCATTGTGA